Within the Ensifer canadensis genome, the region AAACTTGGCCGGTGCGGCTGGACGTGGCTTCTGCCATCAGGCTCTCCTGTATGCGCTGGAGCCGCTCCTTATCAGGGGAGGCGGAAAATATCCAGAACCGCGGCTGAGATTCGAACGATTCGGGCAGGCGCCCGATTTACGGTCAACTGCGTGGCTCACCGGGATTTGCAATCGCGTAAGGCGCACTTACATAGGCTCCAAGCAACCAGGCTCGTTCGAGCCCCCAACGCCCCTGGTTCTGGGGCCGACAGGTATCTTCAATGAGTGAACACAATCCCTACGGAACGATGCATGCGACCACCATCATCACGGTGCGCAAGGACGGCAAGGTGGTGATGGCCGGCGACGGCCAGGTCAGCCTTGGCCAGACGGTGATGAAGAGCAATGCCCGCAAGGTACGGCGTCTCGCCAAGGGCGACGTTATCGCCGGCTTTGCCGGGGCGACGGCCGATGCCTTCACGCTTCTGGAGCGGCTCGAAGCCAAGCTGGAGCAATATCCCGACCAGTTGATGCGCGCGGCAGTGGAACTCGCCAAGGATTGGCGCACCAACAAGTATTTGCGCAATCTCGAAGCGATGATGCTGGTCGCCGACAAGTCGATCACGCTGGCGATTACCGGCAATGGCGACGTGCTGGAGCCGGAACATGGAACGATCGCCATCGGCTCGGGCGGCAACTATGCCTTTGCCGCGGCCCGCGCCCTGATGGACAGCGACAAGTCGGCCGAAGAAATCGCCCGCCGGGCGCTCGAGATCGCAGGCGACATCTGCGTCTATACCAACCACAATATCGTGGTGGAGACGCTGGATGGCAACTGACCAGGTTCATGTCAGCTTCGAACGGGTGGCCGATGACCACCTGCCGATGCTGCATGCCTGGTTGAGCGAGCCGCATGTGCGGCAATGGTGGGGTGATCCGGACAAGGAAGTCGTGTTGATCCGCGACGGCTGCGCCACGGGCGAAGTGGATGGCTTCATCTTCCATGTAGCCGGCGAGCCCGCCGGCTACATCCAGTCCTGGACACCGTCCGAATATGACGAAGAGCCGTGGGCGAAGGATCTGCCCGGCGATGTCCCCGGCGTCGATATCTTCATCGGCCCGCCGGAGATGACCGGAA harbors:
- the hslV gene encoding ATP-dependent protease subunit HslV: MSEHNPYGTMHATTIITVRKDGKVVMAGDGQVSLGQTVMKSNARKVRRLAKGDVIAGFAGATADAFTLLERLEAKLEQYPDQLMRAAVELAKDWRTNKYLRNLEAMMLVADKSITLAITGNGDVLEPEHGTIAIGSGGNYAFAAARALMDSDKSAEEIARRALEIAGDICVYTNHNIVVETLDGN
- a CDS encoding GNAT family N-acetyltransferase codes for the protein MATDQVHVSFERVADDHLPMLHAWLSEPHVRQWWGDPDKEVVLIRDGCATGEVDGFIFHVAGEPAGYIQSWTPSEYDEEPWAKDLPGDVPGVDIFIGPPEMTGKGVASLALRAFAQTLFAAGAPRIVIDPDAGNRRAVRAYAKAGFVPFGEWIDASGRTLLMELTRTEFERNT